The nucleotide window tcacataacagctaggaataaataacagactcatctcaagtggaggacatttcaaatcatccccaagtgacattgttatggaatgttctctgtattaataagccatgtgacttggggatgatataaAGTGACCCCCACTTAAAATGACTCTggtatgtgaaatgagacacatgtagcagccgacaagtgcatccttttgatatggatgtacacatatgcgaTTCTAAACCGATTTCTGTTGCCCAATTCATTTATTGGGTAACCTTGCTTGTTACAGTAATAACATAATAcctaaagcaataattattgaacaTTATACAcctcattttgacattttttgaagtCATGAAACGATATCGATATGCTAAACATTTGGGTGCAAACCGAATGAATGTTGTCGATTGAATTCCTTGTTGTAAAAcaattccttctttccttccttccttctcaCTTTTTCGACACATAATACTAGTAGCTCAAATGTGGTAACCATTTCTAGTGGTAAAAATGCAAATCCAGAAAGCAGTTCCTTTAAAAATGTACAGATCAAGGTTGTATTTCTTTTTTTACGCAGTTTGTGCAAGAAGATATGACTAAGGCGAATAATGTACTTTGCCTTGATAGTGTTGTAAAAGTTTATGACATCCGTAGTAACAAGACGCTGGAAATTGACCTCCGAGATGTGAAGGACAAAAATAATACGGATGCATGGGAAGTCAGAGAAACCCCTCAAGTAAGTGTCCTTTTAACGCAATTTGCACATTGTGTACCTGTCTATGTGTGTATTACTGTTATCTTGTCTCAAGGTAAATAAACggagaaaaggaaaaagaaaacgaggatgaagatgaagaacatgatggtgatgatgataatgtagTCTAGGAGCTAAATCTTCTAAATACCTTGAAGTGGGAAGTTCTTCTAAATACCTTGAAGTGGGACAAACTTGATGATCGTCGCAATATCCACCTTAACATCATGGTCTATAAGAGCCTTAGCAACATACTCCCACTGTCTTTATGCATGGAAATACTTTATGTAACATCTTTTCCACAGTCAGTAACCTTGTCCCTCCAACAAACCGTAGTGCCTCTGCCAAAAGGAAATTCGCCTCCAGAGGTGCACTATCCTTTAACCTTCTTCCTACCAGAGCCAAAAATCCGTTGCCAGCTACAGTCGGTTATTTTAAATATGCTTGGAAGTAAATTTCACCTTAAAATGTCCTATAGTGTAATATCACTGTTTTTATatatcattgttgtttgtatGTAAATGTATGAAACGACCCTGTCCTTCCCTCTAGCTCTTGTCTagtattttatttttgtattagCATTCTGGGATCTTATAATATGCCCTTGCATTTCTGTCTCTCCAAATATGAAACAAGCCATCGCTCCTCAGGTCCTCCAAAGCATACAATAATTCCATTCAGTTACCTGCCTGTTTTTGTCACCTTTTTCGTTTAGAACATACACGGAGAGAGTATTAATAAAGGTTTCGGAAACGCAAGTTGTCGGTTTGTCTTAACTCCAAAACCCGACAAGGTTGACAGCATTATAGCAACCCTCAAAGTCCAAAGGAAAGCTAATGATCCACATGCTATGGAGGTATATATAACATACATTACGGAAAAGTCATCACCTCAACCCAAAGATACTGTACAACTGCAAGGAGACGCAGGTGCCGAAGCAACGGAAACAGGCACCATATCTAATCCTAACAACAGAGATACTACCGCAGAAATGTCTGTAGTTGGGGCTTCTGCAAGTTCTACAATATCATTACCGTATAAAAGGAGTGGTAGGTGACAGAACCATTTTATTACAGTAAAGCTATTAAACCGTTTAACCTACTATTTATAAGACATGTGGCagaacatcatcatcaccatcatcattattagGAGCGGGTGCTGAGTCGACCGATATAAAATTATCCAAACGGCAAAAATCGCTGGACGACTTGGTCATTTCCACCACCCCACATCGGTAAGGAGAGTCATtcccatgcgcgtatttgggggggggctttgggggctccagcccccggggtaaaagcagggagcggccaaaatgaaggggcggcaaaaacagtggcggcaaaaaggaagggggcggcaaaaaggatTAGTAATTAAGAAAGGGCGGAAAAATGTGATAAAgcacaaaaaatttaaaaaaattggtactatacatcaaaatatgcTGCTTTTACTAGGCTCTAGCGCCtgaaacccctttttttttttttttttgctcttcacttttcaaacgaccgagaaaaaaattgggtcaaccttttcgggctgttgaggaaggggcggcaaaatttaattttcttcagcccctcgGGGTTTGGGcgaccacggtacgccactgattccCTATCCTTAACCCCCGACAGAAATCCTAGCTACGCCCCTATCCTCATCATCACTGTGTACATTACTATTATTTTTTGTTCCTTTCCAGATGATCATACACCAAGTGGAAATCCAATTCAAGTTTTTCATCTAGTTCTGGACGATGCTAGCGACATCCTACATGACAACTTGAACCCAAACAATATTCTTATGAGGCTCAAGTCTAGACATGCTCTGAGCGACAACGAGGTGGCTGAGATCAACAATATACATGGACTTGGAGAAAGGGTTCACATGTTGCTCGCAATTCTGAAAACCAAAAATGTACAAGCGTACGATGAATTCATGAGTGCCTTGCGTGAATTCGATCATGATTTATACTGTGaggttaaaaaaattgaaaagaggtatCCGTATCGCATGTGATAATCACTAGTATTATGACGTTACAGCACTACTTTAACAGTGTCTTCTTT belongs to Amphiura filiformis chromosome 18, Afil_fr2py, whole genome shotgun sequence and includes:
- the LOC140139220 gene encoding uncharacterized protein — translated: MHTSREHFEAAEYLDQVSELIGPEGGTLGFDDNIAQLIIPPGALEKPTQIVLSIVSPETEHPPLGDKFIIAPIVRLEPDGLQFLRHVTLTVKHAAVDLAPKDLEVWTKTAGRNANWLLHFDGKKGTIPDALLTKDVAKIRFTHFSLWCWLGLGKLRVHILPFVPVDLQRSKSIGLTVYAVKSSDVKFVQEDMTKANNVLCLDSVVKVYDIRSNKTLEIDLRDVKDKNNTDAWEVRETPQNIHGESINKGFGNASCRFVLTPKPDKVDSIIATLKVQRKANDPHAMEVYITYITEKSSPQPKDTVQLQGDAGAEATETGTISNPNNRDTTAEMSVVGASASSTISLPYKRSDDHTPSGNPIQVFHLVLDDASDILHDNLNPNNILMRLKSRHALSDNEVAEINNIHGLGERVHMLLAILKTKNVQAYDEFMSALREFDHDLYCEVKKIEKRYPYRM